One window of Henckelia pumila isolate YLH828 unplaced genomic scaffold, ASM3356847v2 CTG_525:::fragment_3, whole genome shotgun sequence genomic DNA carries:
- the LOC140873097 gene encoding uncharacterized protein — MSTVFGLRKGVFGIWIGILMFLMMMFCCSEGLSADGNYLLEFKKNIIDADDILWSWNPNDQMPCKWIGVKCSLDYKQVVWSLNLSSLNLSGGLSSSIGSLAFLTYLDLSHNGFEGSIPKEIGNLSRLETLYLNDNHFNGEIPVELGDLSSLQDLNICNNKISGPIPEEFGKLTSLIQFVAYTNSLSGSIPASFGNLTSLKTFRAGQNELSGSLPAEIGSCSSLETLGLAQNQLYGNLPKELGMLTNMIDLILWDNPISGSIPGELGNCTSLQTLALYQTNLVGGIPAELGKLRFLKRLYLYRNGFNGTIPKEIGNLSNALEIDFSENYLSGEIPMELTRIKGLRLLYLFQNGLSGVIPTELSSLTNLTKLDLSINYLTGPIPFGLLYLPQMLQLQLFDNDLSGTIPQGLGLYSRLWVVDFSGNNLTGRIPPYICQHSNLILLNLESNNLYGSIPAGVSNCLSLVQLRLGGNRLTGRFPSGLCKLTNLSAIELGRNNFSGTIPEEIGTCQKLQRLDLSRNYFTSELPREIGNLSELVAFNVSSCLFSGQIPLEIMNCKALQRLDLSGNGFLGSIPNELGSLSLLERLIISDNFFSGSIPGALGNLTHLTELQMGGNLLSGSIPMELGNLSGLQIAMNLSFNKLSGAIPPQIGILILLEYLLLNNNDLSGEIPSTFGNLSSLLGCNLSFNNLSGPLPNVPLFQNMSISSFIGNKGLCGGLLGDCTHMDTTPPPKQNVDSSRGKVVSIVAAVVGGVSLVLIIVILYIMKQHPVDVVASFQDNDVSSQDSDIYFPPKEGFTFHDLVEATNNFDDTYVIGRGAVGTVYKAVLQSSQTIAVKKLASNREGNNIESTFQAEILTLGKIRHRNIVKLFGFCYHQNSNLLIYEYMSRGSLGELLHRTSCDLDWPTRFSIALGAAEGLAYLHHDCRPRIIHRDIKSNNILLDEKFEAHVGDFGLAKVIDMPQSKSMSAVAGSYGYIAPEYAYTMKVTEKCDIYSYGVVLLELLTGKTPVQPLEVGGNLVAYSRNFIREHSLSSEIFDSRLNLKDETTVSHMVTVLKIALLCTSMSPVDRPSMREVVIMLMESNEHEGSVSPPEYEV, encoded by the exons ATGTCTACTGTGTTTGGGTTGAGGAAAGGTGTATTTGGGATTTGGATAGGAATTTTAATGTtcctgatgatgatgttttgttgTTCTGAAGGGTTGAGTGCAGATGGAAATTATCTCCTAGAGTTTAAGAAAAACATTATTGACGCTGATGATATTCTTTGGAGTTGGAATCCTAATGATCAGATGCCTTGTAAATGGATAGGTGTGAAATGCTCTTTGGATTATAAACAGGTTGTGTGGTCCCTTAATTTGAGCTCACTGAATCTTTCGGGGGGGTTGAGTTCTAGTATTGGTAGTCTGGCTTTTCTAACTTATCTTGATCTTTCTCATAACGGGTTTGAGGGGAGCATCCCGAAGGAGATTGGGAATTTATCAAGATTGGAAACTCTTTATTTGAACGACAATCATTTTAATGGGGAAATTCCTGTAGAATTGGGTGATCTCTCGTCTTTGCAAGATTTGAATATATGCAATAACAAGATCTCCGGTCCTATTCCGGAAGAGTTCGGGAAGTTAACTTCTCTAATTCAGTTTGTGGCATACACGAATAGTCTCTCCGGCTCGATACCTGCATCTTTCGGTAACTTGACAAGCTTGAAAACATTTCGAGCGGGGCAGAATGAGCTTTCTGGAAGTTTACCAGCGGAAATAGGCAGTTGTAGTAGCCTGGAAACTCTTGGTCTTGCACAGAATCAATTATACGGTAACTTACCGAAAGAGCTTGGTATGCTGACAAACATGATTGATCTCATCTTGTGGGACAATCCGATCTCAGGATCTATACCAGGTGAGCTTGGGAATTGTACGAGTCTCCAGACTCTTGCTTTATACCAGACGAATCTTGTTGGAGGGATTCCTGCTGAACTTGGGAAACTCAGGTTTCTGAAGAGGTTATACTTATACAGAAATGGATTTAATGGAACCATCCCCAAAGAAATAGGCAATCTTAGTAACGCATTAGAAATTGATTTCTCGGAGAACTATTTGTCAGGTGAAATTCCTATGGAGTTGACACGAATAAAGGGCTTGCGCTTGCTGTACTTGTTCCAGAACGGGCTATCGGGAGTTATTCCAACAGAACTCAGTAGCTTGACGAATTTGACGAAGCTAGACTTGTCAATAAACTACCTAACTGGGCCTATTCCATTTGGTCTTCTGTATCTCCCTCAAATGCTTCAGTTACAACTTTTTGACAATGATTTGAGCGGAACCATACCTCAAGGCCTCGGTCTGTATAGTCGACTCTGGGTAGTTGATTTTTCTGGCAATAACTTAACCGGCAGAATTCCTCCTTATATATGTCAGCATTCTAACTTGATATTGCTGAATCTTGAGTCTAATAATCTGTATGGAAGCATTCCAGCTGGTGTCTCGAATTGCCTTTCTTTGGTACAGCTGAGACTCGGTGGTAATAGGTTGACTGGGAGGTTTCCTTCAGGATTATGCAAATTGACCAATCTATCGGCGATTGAATTGGGTCGAAACAATTTCAGTGGCACAATACCTGAAGAGATTGGAACGTGTCAAAAGTTGCAAAGGCTCGATCTTTCGAGAAATTACTTTACATCCGAGTTGCCAAGGGAGATAGGGAATCTTTCGGAGCTTGTGGCTTTCAACGTTTCGTCGTGCCTTTTCTCAGGGCAGATACCACTAGAAATCATGAACTGCAAAGCCCTTCAAAGGCTCGATCTTAGTGGCAATGGTTTTCTTGGGTCTATACCGAATGAATTGGGAAGCCTTTCTCTGCTTGAACGGCTTATTATTTCTGACAATTTTTTCTCTGGATCTATACCGGGTGCATTAGGTAATCTCACTCATTTGACTGAACTGCAGATGGGTGGAAATTTGTTATCGGGTTCGATACCGATGGAGTTGGGCAATCTTTCTGGCCTGCAGATAGCAATGAATCTTAGTTTTAATAAGTTATCCGGAGCAATACCACCTCAGATTGGAATCCTTATCTTGTTAGAATACCTTTTGCTCAATAATAATGATTTAAGTGGTGAGATTCCAAGCACATTTGGAAATCTTTCAAGTTTACTCGGTTGCAACCTATCATTCAACAACTTATCAGGTCCATTGCCTAATGTACCGTTGTTTCAGAACATGAGCATCAGTAGCTTTATTGGAAACAAAGGGCTATGTGGCGGGCTGCTCGGTGATTGCACACATATGGACACAACTCCTCCACCGAAACAAAATGTCGACTCTTCTCGAGGAAAGGTTGTATCTATAGTTGCTGCTGTGGTAGGCGGAGTTTCACTTGTTCTAATCATAGTGATTCTATACATCATGAAACAACATCCGGTTGATGTAGTTGCTTCTTTCCAAGATAATGACGTTTCATCCCAAGATTCTGACATATACTTTCCTCCAAAAGAAGGGTTCACTTTTCACGATCTGGTCGAGGCCACGAATAATTTTGACGATACTTATGTGATTGGTAGGGGAGCGGTTGGTACCGTGTACAAGGCCGTTTTGCAATCTAGCCAAACGATTGCCGTGAAGAAACTGGCATCTAATCGAGAGGGAAACAACATTGAGAGCACGTTTCAAGCTGAGATTCTGACACTCGGAAAGATCAGGCATCGGAATATCGTGAAACTATTTGGATTTTGCTATCATCAAAATTCGAATCTTCTTATATACGAGTACATGTCGAGAGGTAGCTTGGGGGAATTGCTGCACCGGACAAGTTGCGATCTTGACTGGCCAACACGGTTCTCCATTGCTCTCGGAGCTGCCGAAGGGCTTGCTTATTTGCATCATGACTGCAGGCCTAGGATTATTCACCGCGATATCAAGTCGAACAATATACTGCTCGATGAAAAGTTTGAAGCTCATGTTGGCGATTTTGGTTTGGCTAAGGTGATTGATATGCCCCAGTCCAAGTCCATGTCAGCAGTTGCTGGATCATATGGTTATATTGCTCCTG AGTATGCGTACACCATGAAAGTTACAGAAAAATGCGACATATACAGCTACGGTGTGGTACTTCTGGAGTTATTAACCGGAAAGACTCCTGTGCAACCCCTCGAAGTAGGAGGTAATCTCGTCGCTTATTCGCGGAACTTCATTCGGGAACATTCTCTATCGTCTGAGATATTCGACAGTCGTTTGAATTTGAAAGACGAAACTACTGTTAGCCACATGGTTACAGTATTGAAAATCGCCCTCCTCTGCACAAGCATGTCACCGGTAGATCGACCATCCATGCGAGAGGTCGTGATTATGCTGATGGAATCTAATGAGCATGAAGGGAGCGTGTCACCTCCGGAGTACGAGGTCTAG